The following proteins are encoded in a genomic region of Burkholderiales bacterium:
- a CDS encoding TolC family protein yields MLGVPSAARRLVNRGGAIMFTHFLIFPARYWLFLLSFIALVPVSHALSFEEALRLAQARAPQVRAAEDRLAAARAVEKAAAALPDPKLVLGLDNVPVDGPDAYSLSRDFMTMRRIALMQDVPNQAKREARVAAARGQVAVAELEAEVARLTVLREAAVAWIARHTVERQLARIDALSEENRLFEAAVRARVAAGSAAPTEVVAPRQEAALIAERRDELLARRSQAIAALRRWIGPAADEPLTGPAPDWPLAPELLMHRLHRHPELRVFDARSRVMDAEVAAAQAEKRPDWSLELAYQQRGPQFSNMASVQLRFDLPLFPGARQDPRIAARQAERAALDAERDAVFREHRAALEADLADYLRLSQALRRQREVLLPLAEEKVALALAAWRGNRASLADLIAARRERIEAELRAIALEGERLQLAARLRYAYAEDTGEQK; encoded by the coding sequence GTGCTGGGCGTGCCGTCCGCGGCACGCCGTCTCGTCAACCGTGGTGGAGCCATCATGTTCACGCATTTCCTGATTTTTCCGGCCAGGTATTGGCTGTTCCTTCTCTCCTTCATCGCGCTGGTACCGGTCAGCCATGCCCTTTCTTTCGAAGAGGCGTTGCGTCTCGCGCAGGCGAGGGCACCCCAGGTGAGGGCCGCGGAGGACAGGCTAGCTGCCGCACGTGCAGTGGAGAAGGCGGCGGCTGCGTTGCCCGATCCGAAACTCGTCCTGGGCTTGGACAACGTTCCGGTGGACGGTCCCGACGCGTACAGCCTCAGCCGCGACTTCATGACCATGCGACGCATCGCGTTGATGCAGGATGTTCCCAACCAGGCCAAACGCGAGGCGCGCGTCGCCGCGGCGCGTGGCCAGGTGGCCGTGGCCGAGCTCGAGGCCGAGGTGGCCCGGCTGACCGTGTTGCGCGAAGCCGCGGTGGCCTGGATCGCCCGCCATACCGTGGAGCGCCAGTTGGCGCGCATCGATGCGCTTTCCGAGGAAAACCGCCTCTTCGAAGCCGCGGTGCGTGCCCGGGTGGCAGCCGGGAGTGCTGCGCCGACTGAAGTGGTGGCGCCGCGCCAGGAAGCGGCGCTGATCGCGGAACGTCGTGATGAATTGCTGGCACGCCGCAGCCAGGCCATCGCCGCCCTCCGGCGCTGGATCGGCCCGGCGGCGGACGAACCGCTGACGGGGCCGGCGCCGGATTGGCCGTTGGCGCCGGAGTTGCTGATGCACCGTCTGCACCGGCATCCGGAACTGCGTGTTTTCGATGCGCGCTCCCGGGTCATGGATGCCGAGGTGGCAGCAGCGCAAGCCGAAAAAAGGCCGGACTGGTCGCTGGAACTCGCCTACCAGCAGCGCGGGCCGCAGTTCAGCAACATGGCCTCCGTGCAGCTCCGCTTCGATCTGCCCCTGTTTCCGGGCGCGCGTCAGGATCCGAGGATCGCTGCCAGGCAGGCTGAACGTGCGGCCCTGGATGCGGAACGTGACGCTGTCTTTCGCGAACACAGGGCAGCGCTGGAAGCCGACCTGGCCGATTATCTGCGGCTCAGTCAGGCGCTCAGGCGGCAGCGCGAGGTGCTGCTTCCCTTGGCGGAGGAGAAAGTCGCCCTGGCGCTGGCAGCGTGGCGCGGCAACCGGGCAAGCCTTGCGGACCTGATCGCAGCGCGACGGGAGCGCATCGAAGCCGAGCTGCGCGCCATTGCGCTGGAAGGCGAGCGACTTCAGCTCGCGGCGCGGCTGCGCTATGCCTATGCCGAGGACACAGGAGAACAAAAATGA
- a CDS encoding efflux RND transporter periplasmic adaptor subunit, giving the protein MRPLNKILALLLIAAGLLALGALAGGWWVRHTGERKPATQGAGPQPGGERRVLYWYDPMFPQHHFDRPGKSPFMDMELVPKYADEGEGSVGVKIDPSLTQNLGIRLATVKRLPLASEIHAAGLVGFNERAVAVVQTRVAGFVERVWPLAPGDVVRAGQPLAELLVPEWAAAQHEWLAIRSSGDAGLAAAARERLRLLGMPERMIETLEQSGVVQSRYTVTAPIDGVLQALDVRTGMTLMAGQTLARINGLATVWVEAAVPEAVGASVAVGNRVQVTVAGVAVPLEGHITHIVPVLNEATRTLRVRIELPNRDGRLRPGMSARVTLRNESAQTAPAVPTEAIIRTGQRTLVMRAEEDGRYTPVEVSVGEEIGDWTVITAGLEEGQRIVASGQFLIDSEAKLSGVIAQPARGEAALHAAEATIDDIAGGEITLTHGPFQTLGMPGMTMSFALARPDVARGFARGDRVRVFVRQTADGLVVERLEKMGGKP; this is encoded by the coding sequence ATGAGGCCGCTGAACAAAATCCTTGCGCTGCTGCTCATCGCTGCGGGCCTGCTGGCCCTGGGCGCCCTCGCGGGCGGCTGGTGGGTGCGTCACACCGGCGAACGCAAGCCGGCCACACAGGGCGCTGGCCCACAGCCCGGGGGCGAACGCCGGGTGCTGTACTGGTACGACCCGATGTTCCCCCAACATCATTTTGACCGGCCAGGCAAATCGCCTTTCATGGACATGGAGCTGGTACCGAAATATGCCGACGAAGGGGAAGGGTCCGTCGGCGTGAAGATCGACCCGTCCCTCACCCAGAATCTGGGGATACGTCTGGCGACAGTGAAACGTCTTCCGCTGGCGAGCGAAATTCACGCGGCCGGGCTCGTCGGATTCAATGAACGTGCCGTGGCGGTGGTGCAAACCCGGGTCGCCGGTTTCGTCGAACGTGTCTGGCCGCTCGCCCCGGGGGATGTGGTGCGCGCGGGACAGCCGCTGGCGGAGCTCTTGGTGCCGGAATGGGCGGCCGCCCAACATGAGTGGCTTGCCATCCGTTCCAGCGGGGATGCGGGTCTTGCCGCCGCCGCACGCGAGCGCCTGCGCCTGTTGGGCATGCCGGAGCGCATGATTGAGACGCTGGAGCAGAGCGGCGTGGTCCAGTCCCGATACACGGTCACCGCGCCCATCGACGGCGTGCTCCAGGCGCTCGACGTGCGCACCGGCATGACGCTGATGGCAGGGCAGACACTGGCGCGTATCAATGGACTGGCCACGGTGTGGGTGGAGGCGGCCGTGCCGGAGGCCGTGGGGGCTTCTGTCGCGGTGGGCAATCGGGTGCAGGTGACGGTGGCCGGCGTGGCAGTCCCCCTCGAAGGGCACATCACCCACATCGTGCCGGTGCTGAACGAAGCCACACGCACTTTGCGGGTGCGCATCGAACTGCCGAACCGGGACGGGCGTTTGCGGCCTGGCATGTCGGCCCGGGTCACCCTCCGCAACGAGTCGGCGCAGACGGCACCCGCCGTTCCCACCGAGGCCATCATCCGTACGGGCCAACGCACGCTGGTGATGCGGGCGGAAGAGGATGGACGTTACACGCCGGTGGAGGTGTCGGTCGGTGAGGAAATCGGCGACTGGACGGTCATCACCGCCGGCCTTGAGGAAGGTCAGAGAATTGTGGCCAGTGGCCAGTTCCTGATCGACTCGGAAGCCAAGTTGAGCGGTGTGATCGCGCAACCGGCCAGGGGAGAGGCGGCCTTGCATGCGGCAGAAGCCACGATCGATGACATTGCCGGCGGGGAAATCACGCTCACCCATGGGCCCTTCCAGACTCTTGGCATGCCGGGCATGACCATGAGCTTCGCCCTGGCGCGGCCGGATGTCGCGCGCGGGTTTGCGCGAGGCGATCGGGTCAGGGTGTTCGTGCGGCAAACAGCCGATGGCCTGGTGGTCGAGCGGCTGGAGAAAATGGGAGGCAAACCATGA
- a CDS encoding efflux RND transporter permease subunit: protein MIARLIRWSVANRFLVLLGTLFLAAAGLWSVITTPVDALPDLSDVQVIIRTSYPGQAPQIVENQVTYPLSATMLSVPGAKTVRGFSFFGDSFVYVLFEDGTDLYWARSRVLEYLNQIQARLPATARTSLGPDATGVGWIYEYAVVDRTGRHDLSQLRALQDWFLKFELKTLPNVAEVATVGGMVRQYQVVLDPVKLAALGITQAEVKDAIGKANQESGGSVLTLGEAELMVRASGYLKSAADFRAIPLKLVNGVPVVLGDVATIQLGPEMRRGIAELNGEGETVGGVVILRSGKNARETLAAVHAKLEQLKASLPQGVEIVTTYDRSKLIDRAVENLTHKLIEEFIVVALVCALFLWHVRSSLVAIISLPLGVLTAFLVMRYQGVNANIMSLGGIAIAIGAMVDAAIVMIENAHKKIEAWQHAHPGETLKGEAHWEVMTEAAVEVGPALFFSLLVITISFVPVFMLEAQEGRLFGPLAFTKTYSMAAAAGLSVTLIPVLMGYWIRGRIPAEANNPINRWLIGAYRPLLEAVLARPKTTLTAAGLLFLTAAWPISRLGGEFLPPLDEGDLLYMPSALPGLSAQKAAELLQQTDRLIKTVPEVASVFGKAGRAETATDPAPLEMFETTIQFKPREQWRPGMTPEKLVEELDRVVRVPGLANIWIPPIRNRIDMLATGIKSPIGVKISGGDLAAIDRIAQQVETVARKVPGVSSALAERLTGGRYVDIDIDRAAAARYGLNIADVQAVVSGLVGGENIGETVEGRARYPINLRYPREWRDTVGRLTQLPIVTPLGSQITLGMVARITVVDGPPMLKSENARPSGWVYVDVRGRDLASVVADLRAAVAREVKLEPGMSLAYSGQFEFLQRANARLKVVVPATLLIIFVLLYLTFRRLDEALLIMATLPFALTGGVWFLYLLGYNLSVATGVGFIALAGVAAEFGVIMLLYLKHAWQKRVEAGLQTETALLEAIREGAVLRVRPKAMTVAVIIAGLLPILVDSGTGSEIMSRIAAPMVGGMVTAPLMSLLVIPAAYQLMRRRASRGTADGSPVFTRCAMCARACST from the coding sequence ATGATTGCGCGCCTGATCCGCTGGTCGGTCGCCAATCGCTTCCTGGTGCTATTAGGCACGCTGTTTCTTGCCGCGGCTGGCCTCTGGTCGGTCATAACGACGCCGGTGGATGCGCTGCCGGACCTGTCGGATGTGCAGGTCATCATCCGCACCAGCTATCCGGGACAGGCGCCACAGATCGTCGAGAACCAGGTCACTTATCCGCTCAGCGCCACCATGCTCTCGGTGCCGGGCGCCAAGACGGTGCGCGGCTTCTCCTTTTTTGGCGACAGCTTCGTCTATGTGCTGTTCGAGGACGGCACCGATCTCTACTGGGCGCGGTCGCGGGTGCTGGAGTACCTCAATCAAATCCAGGCACGACTGCCGGCCACGGCGCGCACCAGTCTGGGCCCGGATGCCACCGGCGTCGGTTGGATCTACGAGTACGCGGTGGTGGACAGGACCGGTCGGCATGATCTGTCGCAACTGCGGGCGCTGCAGGACTGGTTTCTGAAATTCGAATTGAAGACCCTGCCCAACGTGGCGGAGGTGGCCACGGTGGGCGGTATGGTCAGGCAGTATCAGGTCGTGCTCGATCCGGTGAAACTGGCCGCGCTTGGCATCACCCAGGCCGAGGTGAAGGACGCCATCGGCAAGGCGAATCAGGAGAGTGGCGGATCCGTCTTGACCCTCGGCGAAGCCGAACTGATGGTACGCGCCAGCGGGTACCTGAAATCGGCGGCCGACTTCCGGGCCATTCCGCTCAAGCTGGTGAACGGTGTGCCCGTTGTCCTCGGCGACGTGGCGACCATTCAGCTGGGGCCGGAGATGCGGCGTGGCATCGCCGAGCTCAATGGCGAGGGCGAAACCGTCGGCGGGGTGGTCATTCTGCGCAGCGGCAAGAACGCCCGCGAAACCCTTGCGGCGGTCCATGCGAAGCTGGAACAGCTCAAGGCCAGCCTGCCCCAGGGCGTGGAGATCGTCACCACCTACGACCGCAGCAAGCTGATCGACCGCGCGGTGGAAAACCTCACCCATAAACTCATCGAAGAGTTCATCGTCGTCGCACTGGTATGCGCCTTGTTCCTGTGGCATGTGCGGTCGTCGCTGGTGGCCATCATCTCGTTGCCGCTGGGCGTGTTGACCGCCTTCCTCGTCATGCGCTACCAGGGGGTGAACGCGAACATCATGTCGCTGGGCGGCATTGCGATCGCCATCGGGGCGATGGTGGATGCGGCCATCGTCATGATCGAGAACGCCCACAAGAAAATCGAGGCCTGGCAGCATGCGCATCCCGGCGAGACGCTCAAGGGGGAGGCGCACTGGGAAGTGATGACCGAAGCGGCGGTGGAAGTGGGGCCCGCGCTGTTCTTCTCGCTGCTGGTCATCACCATCTCGTTCGTGCCGGTGTTCATGCTGGAAGCGCAGGAGGGCCGCCTGTTCGGCCCGCTCGCGTTCACCAAGACCTATTCCATGGCCGCGGCGGCCGGTCTGTCGGTGACGCTGATCCCCGTGCTGATGGGCTACTGGATACGTGGCAGGATCCCCGCAGAGGCGAACAACCCCATCAATCGCTGGCTCATCGGCGCCTACCGGCCACTGCTGGAGGCGGTGCTGGCGCGGCCGAAGACGACCCTCACGGCGGCGGGCCTGCTGTTTCTCACGGCAGCCTGGCCGATCAGCCGTCTGGGCGGCGAATTTCTGCCGCCGCTGGACGAAGGCGATCTGCTCTACATGCCGTCGGCGCTGCCCGGGCTGTCGGCACAGAAGGCCGCCGAGTTGCTGCAGCAGACGGACCGCCTGATCAAGACGGTGCCCGAGGTGGCCAGCGTGTTCGGCAAGGCCGGCCGCGCCGAAACCGCCACCGACCCGGCGCCGCTGGAGATGTTCGAGACCACCATCCAGTTCAAGCCCCGTGAACAGTGGCGGCCCGGGATGACGCCGGAGAAACTCGTGGAGGAACTGGATCGGGTCGTCAGGGTGCCGGGGCTCGCCAATATCTGGATTCCGCCCATCCGCAACCGCATCGACATGCTGGCCACCGGGATCAAGAGTCCCATCGGCGTCAAGATTTCCGGCGGCGACCTGGCCGCCATCGACCGCATCGCCCAGCAAGTGGAGACCGTCGCCAGGAAGGTGCCGGGCGTCTCGTCCGCTCTGGCCGAACGGCTCACCGGCGGTCGCTATGTCGATATCGATATCGATCGCGCTGCGGCCGCCCGCTATGGACTCAATATCGCCGATGTGCAAGCGGTCGTGTCCGGCCTCGTCGGCGGCGAAAACATCGGCGAGACGGTGGAAGGCCGGGCACGCTACCCCATCAACCTGCGTTACCCGCGCGAATGGCGCGACACTGTCGGGCGGCTGACACAATTACCCATCGTCACGCCCCTCGGCAGCCAGATCACCTTAGGGATGGTGGCCCGCATCACGGTGGTGGACGGCCCGCCCATGCTGAAAAGCGAAAACGCGCGCCCGTCGGGCTGGGTGTATGTGGATGTGCGTGGTCGCGACCTGGCTTCGGTGGTGGCGGATCTGCGCGCCGCGGTCGCGCGCGAGGTCAAGCTCGAACCCGGCATGAGCCTGGCCTACTCGGGGCAGTTCGAGTTTTTGCAGCGCGCCAATGCCCGTCTGAAGGTCGTCGTGCCGGCCACGCTGCTGATTATCTTCGTGCTCCTGTATCTCACCTTCCGGCGCCTTGACGAAGCCCTGCTCATCATGGCCACGCTGCCCTTTGCGCTCACCGGAGGAGTGTGGTTCCTGTACCTGCTCGGCTACAACCTCTCGGTCGCCACCGGTGTCGGTTTCATCGCGCTCGCAGGGGTTGCTGCCGAGTTCGGCGTGATCATGCTGCTCTACCTCAAACACGCTTGGCAGAAGCGCGTCGAAGCCGGCCTGCAAACCGAAACCGCACTCCTGGAGGCCATCCGCGAAGGCGCCGTGCTGCGGGTGCGTCCGAAGGCCATGACGGTGGCCGTGATCATCGCCGGCCTGCTGCCGATCCTGGTGGACAGCGGCACCGGCAGCGAGATCATGAGTCGCATCGCCGCGCCCATGGTGGGCGGGATGGTGACTGCGCCGCTGATGTCGCTGCTGGTGATTCCTGCGGCGTATCAGCTGATGCGGCGGCGCGCTTCGCGGGGAACGGCGGACGGCTCGCCCGTCTTTACGCGTTGTGCGATGTGCGCCAGGGCCTGTTCCACCTGA